In Chryseobacterium camelliae, one DNA window encodes the following:
- a CDS encoding DUF4407 domain-containing protein, which translates to MKNSQQTINQPSHSINWFQKFLMICSGGNIHIMRKTPSEWNKFAGIGGIVLFTAVFATLSAGYAMYTVFDTIWASIGFGALWGLMIFNLDRYIVSSIKKTGTWWNQILMAIPRLILATFLGIIISKPLELKIFEKEVNKQLNTIIQRNKKQLQVEMNGRILQQSGPFETEKKQISDKIAQYQKSYDSASVELEKEILGKQSGLTSGKEGFGPNAKRKQELKEQRRQDLENYQKQAAPRLAYLDQEISKVYTNLETERKSTETFEDKFNGFAARLQALDELGKNSAIIGLAATFIMGLFICLEISPVLVKLISHIGPYDYLLEKTENDFRLYAKEKIEKGNALTEYRIDDFKDTLNK; encoded by the coding sequence ATGAAAAACAGCCAACAAACTATAAATCAACCCAGTCATTCCATTAATTGGTTTCAGAAATTTCTAATGATCTGCTCCGGAGGAAACATTCACATCATGCGAAAAACACCCAGTGAATGGAATAAATTTGCCGGTATCGGAGGCATTGTACTTTTTACGGCAGTGTTTGCTACACTTTCCGCCGGCTATGCCATGTATACAGTTTTCGATACTATCTGGGCATCCATTGGTTTTGGTGCCCTGTGGGGACTTATGATCTTCAATTTGGACCGTTATATTGTTTCTTCCATCAAAAAGACGGGAACATGGTGGAACCAGATCCTGATGGCCATACCAAGACTAATCCTGGCTACTTTTTTGGGGATTATCATCTCTAAGCCGCTTGAGCTTAAGATTTTTGAGAAAGAAGTGAACAAACAGCTGAATACCATTATCCAGAGAAACAAAAAGCAGCTTCAGGTGGAAATGAACGGAAGGATCCTTCAGCAAAGCGGGCCTTTTGAGACCGAGAAAAAACAGATCTCGGATAAGATCGCACAATACCAGAAATCTTATGATTCTGCATCTGTAGAGTTGGAAAAGGAAATTTTGGGAAAACAATCGGGTCTGACCAGCGGAAAAGAAGGTTTCGGGCCGAATGCCAAAAGGAAACAGGAACTGAAAGAGCAGAGAAGACAGGACCTTGAAAATTATCAGAAACAGGCCGCTCCGCGACTGGCCTATCTTGATCAGGAAATCTCAAAGGTATATACTAACCTGGAAACGGAAAGGAAGTCTACGGAAACTTTTGAGGATAAATTCAACGGATTTGCTGCAAGGCTTCAGGCGTTGGACGAGCTGGGAAAGAATTCTGCAATTATAGGTCTCGCAGCCACTTTCATTATGGGACTTTTCATCTGCCTGGAAATATCCCCGGTTTTGGTTAAGCTGATTTCTCACATTGGTCCTTATGATTATCTGCTGGAAAAAACCGAAAACGATTTCCGTCTCTATGCTAAAGAGAAAATTGAAAAAGGCAATGCCCTTACGGAATACCGGATTGATGATTTTAAAGATACCCTTAACAAGTAA